A part of Candidatus Electrothrix aestuarii genomic DNA contains:
- a CDS encoding DUF2868 domain-containing protein, whose product MNKTHWTIQDLIDLEFFLTHAPEKVPYVLKLWNHETTSERPDSKLLQGWLSYRKVVWLKKTGKTAPFGRLWQKHFDDSAKAALLAGLLAGEALTFFLFSSPEHKPINAASYFAVFILVQAVFLLLSAATQFFSNLLFPLFYQRLQNAASAELKQPIHISSTTQLRQRYGRIFARPFFQLTQLFWIGINAGGIAVTLFRIFSDDISLGWQIGNMHADTLHRLVSWISLPWFWLPSTSVPSLIQVEQTQLATDMGVSYYIHSSNYLQASVLVPWGSFLCLSIAFYGVLPWLLLLLAGMIRQSYDLARLDFQQDHFQPLLQHLRNLLTAKEVQPAQGPQRKKISQDIWLNFQQDYLHPFLHHLFYILAPNKNPPDENSPQGKILLEHRKSIRQHSLVVHCWIFPIILIMSLVLYKIFFKSSHASFLPWLLYIGIIGFVLVLLIPPARKNIVEIYKNTQFTFLVTDKIISCSGGGTALPIPAYCIAIDSIDRIIKKTEYKEKDGQKNIRVHYRIVNIRGQRYDIPSSFDNPREKIVQCITEHWPHIIVHEQTDKTFEIRNAPSSEDSWQTKILPEQKAQIHSQNLTSPAHSAEDDQTKILLEHKQSIRASSLISMCWLSPFILMTILMIYKTFFNVLRASSFPWVSVSVIGFVLVLLIYVAFANIIDIVKS is encoded by the coding sequence ATGAACAAAACACACTGGACCATACAGGATCTCATTGATCTGGAGTTTTTCCTGACGCATGCCCCCGAAAAGGTACCGTACGTTCTTAAGCTTTGGAACCACGAAACAACTTCAGAACGTCCAGACAGCAAACTGCTCCAAGGATGGCTCTCATACCGTAAGGTGGTCTGGCTCAAGAAAACAGGAAAAACAGCTCCGTTCGGACGGCTCTGGCAGAAACATTTCGATGATTCTGCTAAAGCAGCCCTGTTGGCCGGTTTACTCGCCGGAGAAGCACTGACATTTTTTCTTTTTTCCTCTCCAGAGCATAAGCCCATCAATGCGGCGAGCTATTTTGCCGTTTTTATTCTTGTCCAGGCCGTTTTCCTTCTCCTTTCGGCGGCCACCCAGTTTTTCTCCAACCTGCTGTTCCCTCTTTTTTATCAGCGGTTGCAGAACGCTGCCTCTGCTGAGCTGAAGCAACCAATTCATATCTCCAGCACCACGCAATTACGGCAAAGATATGGTCGGATATTTGCCCGCCCATTTTTTCAACTTACCCAGCTTTTCTGGATAGGTATCAATGCCGGGGGAATAGCAGTCACCCTTTTCAGGATATTCAGTGACGATATCTCGCTGGGCTGGCAGATCGGGAATATGCACGCCGATACCCTGCACAGGCTGGTCTCCTGGATAAGTCTTCCCTGGTTCTGGCTACCTTCCACCTCTGTCCCTTCGCTCATCCAAGTAGAGCAAACACAATTAGCTACAGACATGGGCGTGTCTTATTATATTCACAGCTCAAACTACCTCCAGGCCTCCGTCCTTGTCCCCTGGGGAAGTTTCCTCTGCCTATCCATAGCATTTTATGGCGTGCTGCCTTGGCTTCTCCTGCTGCTGGCCGGGATGATACGACAATCTTATGACCTTGCCCGACTTGATTTCCAGCAGGATCATTTTCAGCCGCTCCTCCAACATTTACGCAACCTACTTACTGCAAAGGAGGTCCAACCAGCTCAAGGTCCACAACGAAAAAAAATATCACAGGATATCTGGCTGAATTTTCAACAGGATTATTTGCACCCTTTTCTTCACCACTTGTTCTACATCCTTGCTCCAAATAAAAATCCTCCGGATGAAAATTCACCTCAAGGAAAAATCTTACTGGAGCACAGGAAAAGTATTCGTCAACATAGTTTAGTCGTCCACTGCTGGATCTTTCCCATCATCCTCATCATGAGTCTGGTGCTTTACAAAATATTCTTCAAATCCTCACACGCCTCCTTCTTGCCCTGGCTACTATATATCGGCATAATAGGGTTTGTCCTGGTGCTGTTGATCCCCCCTGCACGTAAAAATATTGTCGAAATCTACAAGAACACGCAGTTTACCTTCCTTGTCACTGATAAAATAATAAGCTGCTCCGGCGGCGGGACAGCTTTACCTATACCAGCTTATTGTATTGCTATTGATTCAATTGACCGTATCATCAAAAAAACCGAGTACAAGGAAAAAGATGGTCAAAAAAATATCCGCGTTCATTACCGCATAGTCAATATTCGTGGTCAACGGTATGACATTCCTTCTTCTTTCGATAATCCGAGGGAAAAAATCGTTCAATGCATTACAGAACACTGGCCGCATATCATTGTCCACGAACAAACTGATAAGACGTTTGAAATCAGGAACGCTCCATCCAGTGAAGATTCATGGCAAACCAAAATCCTGCCGGAACAGAAAGCTCAGATTCATTCACAGAACCTCACCTCACCCGCTCACTCAGCTGAAGACGACCAAACAAAAATTCTGCTGGAACACAAACAAAGCATTCGTGCAAGCAGTTTAATCTCAATGTGTTGGCTTTCTCCGTTTATCCTCATGACAATTCTGATGATATACAAAACATTCTTCAATGTCCTGCGAGCCTCTTCCTTCCCCTGGGTCTCTGTCAGCGTGATAGGCTTTGTTTTGGTACTGCTGATATACGTAGCTTTTGCAAACATCATCGATATTGTCAAGTCCTGA
- a CDS encoding leucine-rich repeat domain-containing protein, with amino-acid sequence MASNDLEVIEEIEKALRVRLHRVDQLEPDLLSDRFCYIADEQEHITALNLNGADLINANINFSLFNELNQLRALVLNDNQISDCSFLKELDQLQTLGLGSNQLSDISFLKELGQLQTLSLGSNQISDYSFLKELDQLQRLELSDNQINDYSFLKELGQLQTLILSDNQISDCSFLKELDQLQVLNLIGNQISDCSFLKELGQLQVLNLSWNQINDISSLKELTRLQELDLSDNQINDISSLKGLVRLQTLDLRNNQISDYSFLKKLTRLQTLSLSWNQISDISFLKELVQLQTLELTSNQISEISSFQELGRTQRISLTWNQVSDTSLLKRLHQMQQLDLSDNKYSDLFKELSQMQTLLLRNNQGSDVSFLNIKELNQLQAQAFYLNNNQSSNLFNILSQLQTLSSSNNQLVNTLKEQGFKELNQWLTLPLKNNQLSDVLKELNQLQALYLSNNQISDCSFLKELVRLKTLSLSWNQISDISTLKGLSQLQSLDLNNNQISDISALKELNQLQTLSLRNNQISDCSFLKELNQLQSLDLSNNQISDISGLNELNQLRKINLAENQIADLAVLQDFIFLAELNCWKNQLTSLPQWITELRPEIVYADSRYEFEKINVGGNPLTCPPPEIITYGRKAVQAYFKSLENGSVRLHEAKVLLVGKSMAGKTSLLKHLQGLSFNEHESQTHGINVLPLAGKEIPGFEHTDADCRLHFWDFGGQEIMHASHRFFMSSRSVYILVLDCRDDTSRNHWSWLQHIEKYGGRSPLIVVMNKIDLNPSYNIEQKSINERFPWIKNRFFRISCKSGEGLPELVRSMAASVPNTPLYGIEISKTWMEIRKRLEKATDEQNYINQEQFIAICKEHGVEDEESRIFLLKLFNDLGTVLYFEDLDLVDIYVLDPHWVTVGVYKIINSTRTKDGILHDKDLDFILNKEHIRSTEEYDPFKQKCFIYNPRERSCLVQIMEEFELCYPYNKHQHILPNQLPKEPEQEPELQGENLLRFVMKYDFLPSSLFSRLMVRLKDDIQDRLRQWRYGMFLEDKDLKVQAIIRMEEQNNRIMISITGGLHSKRQYLSIIRHAIEGLGFQELEPEELVPLPGHSGAFAKYKDLLGHEQKGWATYRDGTLGEEFSVSDLLDSVVSKDERNKDKERIVVEHHNHVKIENVGNPQINQNVTQNNTQTVNQSVDLLNQLKDAQALFRNLKDDILDEAEIEIEDEKEKKRVARELDKAEKAMTAAEKAVQEGKEPDAATKSRLEEFFNSLADKSSRLGKALKFVDQGTQKVQKLARTYNSIAGNIGLPTVPPLLLGKESKEKE; translated from the coding sequence ATGGCATCGAATGATTTAGAGGTTATTGAGGAGATAGAAAAGGCGTTGCGGGTGCGGTTGCACAGGGTTGACCAACTCGAACCAGATCTCTTATCAGATCGCTTCTGTTATATTGCTGATGAACAGGAGCATATCACAGCTCTAAATTTAAATGGGGCTGATCTGATCAATGCCAATATAAATTTTTCTCTTTTTAATGAGCTGAATCAGCTGCGGGCACTCGTTTTAAATGATAATCAAATCAGTGACTGTTCCTTTCTCAAAGAACTCGATCAGCTGCAGACACTCGGTTTAGGTTCTAATCAGCTCAGTGATATTTCATTTCTTAAAGAGCTGGGTCAACTGCAGACGCTCTCCTTAGGTTCTAATCAGATCAGCGATTATTCCTTTCTTAAAGAGTTGGACCAACTGCAGAGGCTCGAGTTAAGTGATAATCAGATCAACGATTATTCTTTTCTCAAAGAACTCGGCCAACTGCAAACGCTCATTTTAAGTGATAATCAAATCAGCGATTGTTCTTTTCTCAAAGAACTTGATCAGCTGCAGGTACTCAATTTAATTGGTAATCAGATCAGCGATTGTTCCTTTCTCAAGGAACTGGGTCAACTGCAAGTACTCAATTTAAGTTGGAATCAGATCAACGATATTTCATCTCTCAAAGAGCTTACCCGGCTGCAGGAGCTTGATTTAAGTGATAATCAGATCAACGACATTTCATCTCTCAAAGGGCTTGTCCGGCTGCAGACACTTGATTTGAGGAATAATCAGATCAGTGACTATTCCTTTCTCAAAAAGCTTACCCGGCTGCAGACACTCTCTTTAAGTTGGAATCAAATCAGCGATATTTCCTTTCTCAAAGAGCTTGTCCAATTGCAGACACTTGAGTTAACTTCTAATCAGATCAGTGAGATTTCATCTTTCCAAGAGCTCGGTCGGACGCAACGTATCTCTTTAACTTGGAATCAGGTCAGCGATACTTCCCTTCTCAAAAGACTGCACCAGATGCAGCAGCTCGATTTAAGTGATAATAAATACAGCGATCTTTTTAAAGAACTGAGCCAGATGCAGACATTATTATTAAGGAATAATCAAGGCAGCGATGTCTCATTTCTTAATATTAAAGAGCTTAATCAACTGCAGGCGCAGGCATTTTATTTAAATAATAATCAATCCAGCAATCTCTTTAACATACTGAGCCAGCTACAGACGCTCTCTTCAAGTAACAATCAGCTTGTTAATACTCTTAAAGAACAGGGCTTTAAAGAGCTGAACCAATGGCTAACGCTCCCTTTAAAGAATAATCAACTCAGCGATGTTCTTAAAGAACTGAACCAGTTACAGGCGCTCTATTTAAGTAATAATCAAATCAGCGATTGTTCTTTTCTCAAAGAACTTGTCCGGCTGAAGACGCTCTCTTTAAGTTGGAATCAGATCAGCGATATTTCTACTCTCAAAGGACTGAGCCAGCTGCAATCCCTCGATTTAAACAATAATCAGATTAGCGATATTTCAGCCCTCAAAGAGCTTAATCAACTGCAGACACTCTCTTTAAGAAATAATCAGATCAGCGATTGTTCCTTTCTTAAAGAGCTGAATCAGCTGCAGTCGCTTGATTTAAGTAATAACCAGATCAGCGATATTTCCGGCCTCAACGAGCTTAATCAACTGCGAAAGATTAATCTGGCAGAGAATCAGATTGCTGATCTTGCTGTCTTGCAAGATTTCATCTTTCTCGCAGAATTGAACTGCTGGAAGAATCAACTCACCAGTCTTCCTCAATGGATTACAGAACTGCGCCCTGAGATTGTGTATGCTGATTCCAGGTATGAGTTCGAGAAAATCAATGTCGGCGGCAATCCGCTCACCTGTCCACCCCCTGAAATTATTACTTATGGCAGGAAGGCCGTCCAGGCCTATTTCAAATCCTTAGAAAACGGCAGCGTCCGGCTGCATGAAGCCAAGGTGCTCCTGGTCGGGAAAAGCATGGCAGGCAAGACCTCGCTCCTCAAACACCTCCAAGGCCTGTCGTTTAACGAACACGAATCCCAGACCCACGGCATCAATGTCCTGCCCCTTGCAGGCAAGGAGATACCAGGTTTTGAGCATACAGATGCAGACTGCCGCCTCCATTTCTGGGACTTCGGCGGCCAGGAGATCATGCACGCCTCGCATCGCTTCTTCATGAGCAGCCGCTCCGTGTATATCTTAGTTTTGGACTGTCGCGACGACACGAGCAGAAATCACTGGAGTTGGCTCCAGCATATTGAGAAGTACGGCGGTCGGTCACCGCTCATCGTGGTCATGAACAAGATCGATCTTAATCCGTCCTATAATATCGAACAGAAGAGCATCAATGAACGCTTTCCCTGGATCAAGAACCGCTTCTTTCGCATCTCCTGCAAGAGCGGAGAGGGCCTGCCGGAACTGGTACGCAGTATGGCCGCCTCTGTCCCAAACACGCCGCTCTATGGAATAGAGATCAGCAAGACCTGGATGGAGATCAGAAAACGGCTGGAAAAAGCAACCGATGAACAGAACTACATCAACCAGGAGCAGTTCATCGCCATCTGCAAGGAACACGGGGTGGAGGATGAGGAAAGCCGGATTTTTCTCCTCAAACTGTTCAACGATCTGGGCACAGTGCTCTATTTCGAGGATCTTGACCTTGTTGATATTTATGTCCTTGATCCGCATTGGGTGACAGTTGGGGTCTACAAAATCATCAACTCGACCCGGACCAAGGACGGCATCCTGCACGATAAGGATTTGGACTTCATCCTCAATAAAGAACATATCCGCAGCACCGAAGAGTATGATCCGTTTAAGCAGAAATGCTTTATCTACAACCCCCGGGAACGATCATGCCTTGTCCAGATCATGGAGGAGTTCGAGCTGTGCTATCCGTATAACAAACATCAGCATATCCTGCCCAACCAGCTGCCCAAGGAGCCGGAACAGGAACCGGAACTGCAAGGGGAAAATCTGCTCCGCTTTGTCATGAAATATGATTTCCTGCCCTCGTCGCTCTTCTCCCGGCTCATGGTCCGCTTGAAAGATGATATTCAGGACCGCCTCCGGCAATGGCGCTACGGAATGTTTCTGGAAGATAAGGACCTGAAAGTGCAGGCCATCATCAGAATGGAGGAGCAAAACAACCGGATCATGATTAGTATCACAGGAGGGCTGCATAGCAAGCGGCAGTATCTCTCCATCATCCGGCACGCCATTGAGGGGCTTGGTTTTCAGGAGCTGGAACCGGAAGAGTTAGTGCCATTGCCGGGACATTCAGGTGCATTCGCTAAATATAAAGACCTGCTCGGTCATGAACAGAAAGGATGGGCCACCTATCGTGACGGGACATTAGGAGAGGAGTTTTCCGTCTCTGATCTACTGGATAGTGTGGTCAGCAAAGATGAACGAAACAAAGACAAGGAGCGTATTGTGGTAGAACATCATAATCATGTTAAGATTGAGAACGTGGGCAATCCGCAGATAAACCAGAATGTCACCCAAAACAACACGCAGACGGTCAACCAATCTGTTGACCTGCTCAATCAACTCAAAGACGCCCAGGCACTGTTCCGCAACCTGAAAGATGACATCTTAGATGAGGCGGAGATTGAAATCGAGGATGAAAAAGAGAAAAAGCGAGTAGCCAGAGAGCTGGATAAGGCGGAAAAGGCCATGACGGCGGCGGAAAAGGCTGTTCAAGAAGGAAAAGAACCGGATGCTGCCACCAAGAGCCGTCTGGAGGAGTTCTTTAACAGCCTTGCGGATAAAAGCTCCCGCCTGGGCAAGGCCCTGAAGTTTGTTGATCAGGGTACGCAGAAGGTGCAGAAGCTTGCCCGGACCTATAACAGCATTGCGGGCAACATCGGCCTGCCTACGGTACCACCGCTGCTCCTGGGCAAGGAAAGCAAGGAGAAGGAGTAA
- the pepN gene encoding aminopeptidase N, with amino-acid sequence MRQDTTKYLKDYRPYPFTLSTVDLRFELDPTQTRVLTRISMQRNAYGQENNSALELMGESLELVSVHIDMVPLTKDEYSYDGNILRIPEVPNQFTLAVETIINPQENTALEGLYLSSGNYCTQCEAEGFRRITCYPDRPDVLAVFTTIIIGPKDSCPVMLANGNRTAQGELLDGRHFATWHDPFPKPSYLFALVAGDLTCIEDSFTTMSGRDIALHIYVEHRNKEKCGHAMESLKHSMRWDEQTFGREYDLDTYMIVAVDDFNMGAMENKGLNIFNSKYVLARPETATDADYEGIEGVIGHEYFHNWSGNRVTCRDWFQLSLKEGLTVFRDQEFSADMGSRAVKRIHDADIMRSFQFREDGGPMAHPVRPDSYMEINNFYTLTVYNKGAEVIRMLHTLLGREGFRKGMDLYFERHDGQAVTCDDFIQALQDAQPAENQLDFEQFKLWYSQAGTPTVTISQEYDSAKQEYTLTAQQSCPDTPDHNGKNKRPFLLPLCIGLLDSKGQDMELHLHDEGKSNGSNGTLILHREEQQFRFTGIEEKPVLSLNRNFSAPIKVVSDLGEEELAFLMAHDSDPFNRWDAGQQLGLRYLLAGIEDWQQGKELTVPAIFHQAFDRLLCDETTDPAFLASALTLPSETWISQQLSVIEPEAVHVTRQSFRLQLSWQHRDTLYENYYTLGTEEPYRYSAEEAARRALRNCHLAYLLAPEAEEPISDELLKIGMEQYREADNMTDALAALRAVVNADRAAGDELLADFYSRWQNDPLVLDKWLILQATCSLPGTLERVQELMGHPAFSMRNPNKVRALVGGFCSNQYSFHARDGKGYDFLVDCITDLDPMNPQVAARMVAPLSRWKQYDQERQGLMKAALERIAALPGLSRDVGEIVEKSM; translated from the coding sequence ATGAGACAAGACACGACAAAGTACCTCAAAGATTATCGCCCCTATCCTTTCACCCTCTCCACGGTTGACCTCCGTTTTGAACTGGATCCAACCCAGACCCGAGTGCTTACCCGCATCTCCATGCAACGCAATGCATACGGCCAGGAGAACAACTCTGCCCTGGAACTCATGGGCGAGTCTCTGGAACTGGTCTCTGTACACATTGATATGGTTCCGTTGACAAAGGATGAATACAGCTATGATGGCAACATTCTTCGGATCCCAGAAGTACCGAATCAGTTCACTCTGGCAGTTGAGACGATCATCAACCCACAGGAAAACACGGCCCTGGAAGGATTATACCTTTCCTCAGGAAACTACTGCACCCAGTGTGAGGCAGAGGGCTTCCGTCGTATCACCTGTTATCCCGACCGACCGGATGTCCTGGCCGTCTTTACCACCATTATCATCGGTCCCAAAGACAGCTGCCCCGTTATGTTGGCCAACGGCAACCGAACAGCCCAGGGAGAACTTCTTGATGGTCGCCATTTTGCCACCTGGCACGACCCCTTTCCCAAACCCAGCTATCTCTTTGCCCTGGTTGCCGGCGATCTGACCTGCATTGAGGACAGCTTCACCACCATGTCCGGCCGCGACATTGCCCTCCATATTTATGTGGAGCACCGCAATAAGGAAAAATGCGGCCATGCTATGGAATCGCTCAAGCATTCCATGCGCTGGGACGAGCAGACCTTTGGCCGGGAGTATGATCTCGACACCTATATGATCGTTGCGGTGGATGATTTCAACATGGGCGCGATGGAAAATAAGGGGCTCAATATCTTCAACTCCAAATACGTCCTGGCCCGCCCGGAAACCGCAACGGATGCGGATTACGAGGGCATTGAAGGCGTTATCGGCCACGAGTATTTTCATAACTGGTCCGGTAATCGAGTGACCTGCCGGGACTGGTTTCAGCTCAGCCTCAAGGAAGGCCTCACGGTTTTCCGGGATCAGGAGTTTTCAGCGGACATGGGTTCCAGGGCCGTGAAACGGATTCATGATGCAGACATCATGCGTTCTTTTCAGTTTCGTGAGGACGGCGGTCCTATGGCCCATCCGGTCCGTCCCGACTCTTACATGGAAATCAATAATTTCTATACCCTGACGGTGTATAATAAGGGGGCAGAAGTCATTCGCATGCTCCACACCTTACTGGGTCGAGAGGGCTTCCGCAAGGGCATGGACCTCTATTTTGAACGCCATGACGGCCAGGCCGTGACCTGTGATGATTTTATTCAGGCTTTGCAGGATGCCCAGCCAGCAGAAAATCAACTGGACTTCGAGCAGTTCAAGCTCTGGTACAGCCAAGCAGGAACGCCCACAGTCACCATTTCCCAGGAGTATGATTCTGCAAAGCAGGAATACACCCTGACTGCCCAACAGAGCTGCCCGGACACCCCGGATCATAACGGCAAGAACAAGCGCCCCTTCCTCCTCCCCCTCTGCATCGGTCTTCTGGACAGCAAGGGCCAGGACATGGAACTGCATCTGCACGATGAGGGCAAGAGCAACGGAAGCAATGGTACCTTGATCCTGCACCGGGAGGAGCAGCAATTCCGCTTCACCGGGATTGAGGAGAAGCCCGTGCTTTCCCTGAATCGGAATTTCTCTGCGCCCATCAAGGTTGTTTCCGATCTCGGCGAAGAAGAGCTGGCCTTTCTCATGGCCCATGACAGCGATCCCTTTAACCGCTGGGATGCCGGGCAACAACTGGGCCTGCGCTACCTCCTGGCCGGGATTGAGGATTGGCAGCAAGGCAAGGAGCTGACCGTTCCTGCCATCTTTCACCAGGCCTTTGACCGGCTCCTCTGTGATGAAACAACAGACCCAGCCTTTCTGGCCTCTGCCCTGACGCTCCCTTCCGAGACCTGGATCAGCCAGCAGCTCAGCGTCATTGAACCGGAGGCGGTGCATGTCACCCGCCAATCCTTTCGCTTACAGCTGAGTTGGCAGCATCGGGATACTCTCTATGAGAACTATTACACACTTGGAACAGAGGAGCCGTACCGCTACTCGGCAGAAGAAGCAGCCCGTCGGGCTCTGCGCAACTGTCATCTCGCCTACCTGCTGGCCCCGGAGGCAGAAGAACCGATTTCCGATGAATTACTGAAGATAGGCATGGAGCAATACCGGGAAGCCGACAATATGACCGATGCCCTGGCTGCGCTACGGGCTGTCGTCAATGCGGATCGGGCAGCTGGGGACGAGTTGCTGGCTGATTTTTACAGCCGCTGGCAGAATGATCCTTTGGTGCTGGATAAATGGCTCATTCTTCAGGCCACCTGTTCCCTGCCCGGTACCCTGGAACGGGTGCAGGAACTTATGGGGCATCCCGCCTTCAGCATGCGCAACCCCAATAAGGTCCGCGCCCTTGTCGGGGGCTTTTGCAGTAATCAGTATTCGTTCCACGCCAGGGATGGCAAGGGCTATGACTTCCTGGTTGATTGCATCACCGATCTGGACCCGATGAATCCCCAGGTGGCGGCCCGCATGGTTGCTCCCCTGAGCAGATGGAAACAGTATGATCAGGAGAGGCAGGGACTCATGAAGGCTGCTCTGGAACGGATAGCGGCCCTGCCGGGGCTTTCGCGGGATGTGGGGGAGATTGTGGAGAAAAGTATGTAG
- the ppsR gene encoding pyruvate, phosphate dikinase/phosphoenolpyruvate synthase regulator: MWTVKDVYYVSDSTALLTEDIGKSLLCQFPAIGLNEEKIPFVRTPHDAEKAVAHILKQSGGLLPLVFCTIINSEVLAVFDKAEIELFDLYGGLLDKLEVKLEAQALRQPGVFRNRDDAKPDKRVEAIHYTIEHDDGQRTSGYDQAEIILVGVSRTGKTPVSVYLATHMGLKTANFPMTADHLEAYELPADIIRNRKRTVGLTISPQFLHRIREERYKGSSYAQLATCRAEIGQAEQLYMRHGINTLNTEGKSIEELAVQITQLLGISKKKR, encoded by the coding sequence ATGTGGACGGTGAAAGATGTGTATTATGTTTCCGATTCAACAGCATTGCTGACAGAGGATATCGGTAAATCCTTGCTCTGTCAGTTTCCCGCCATTGGGCTTAATGAGGAAAAAATTCCTTTTGTCAGAACGCCGCATGATGCGGAAAAGGCTGTGGCCCATATCTTAAAACAGTCAGGCGGCCTGCTCCCATTGGTTTTTTGCACCATAATTAATTCCGAGGTACTCGCTGTCTTTGATAAGGCAGAGATTGAACTTTTTGATCTCTACGGCGGTCTTTTGGATAAGCTTGAAGTGAAGCTTGAAGCCCAGGCCTTACGCCAGCCCGGTGTCTTTCGAAACCGTGATGACGCCAAACCGGATAAGCGGGTTGAGGCGATTCATTATACTATAGAACATGATGATGGGCAGCGAACCAGCGGCTATGATCAGGCGGAAATTATTTTGGTCGGTGTGTCGAGAACAGGAAAAACTCCGGTCAGTGTTTATCTGGCCACCCATATGGGACTAAAAACCGCCAATTTCCCGATGACTGCCGATCATCTGGAAGCGTATGAACTGCCTGCTGATATTATTCGTAACCGTAAGCGAACCGTGGGCTTGACGATTTCTCCCCAGTTTCTCCACAGGATCAGGGAAGAACGGTATAAGGGCAGCTCCTATGCGCAGTTGGCAACCTGCAGGGCAGAAATAGGGCAGGCTGAACAGCTCTATATGCGACATGGGATTAATACCCTGAATACCGAGGGGAAATCCATTGAAGAGCTTGCTGTGCAGATAACCCAATTGCTCGGCATTTCAAAGAAAAAAAGATAA
- a CDS encoding RND transporter, with translation MNKIGAWIDALPWPPLLVIVLILGGAPFVPEPHLVGKIRMLANGTLVRPIDIVDLLYHSAPFVVLLYKLVRLKTATRIGQE, from the coding sequence ATGAACAAAATTGGAGCATGGATTGATGCGCTTCCTTGGCCTCCTTTGTTGGTTATCGTCCTGATTCTGGGAGGTGCTCCCTTTGTCCCGGAACCCCATCTTGTTGGGAAGATTCGCATGTTGGCAAATGGGACCTTAGTGAGACCGATTGACATTGTTGACTTATTATATCATAGTGCCCCCTTTGTGGTCTTGTTGTATAAGCTGGTTCGGCTTAAAACAGCGACTCGGATTGGTCAAGAATGA
- a CDS encoding alpha/beta hydrolase, translating into MDRPEVQRILFHPRTTERTPLPATAEDIEIEVEPGIGIGCRFYVAGKDRPTILFFHGNGEVVADYDMIGPEYMRYGLNLLVTDYRGYGWSDGTPSFSSLLADCHVLYAELKRMLTEREYRNVIFIMGRSLGSASAIELARSYNDEISGVIIESGFAETLPLAETLGADISSIDITEEQAFNNVGKIKNVTKPTFLLHGQLDTLIPLWQAEKLHAESGARVKELQVVPGADHNSLISIGGKYYFAAIQQFVEKSTGDSDWRNRRKKFQEKASSAEQPSQ; encoded by the coding sequence ATGGATCGCCCGGAAGTACAGCGTATTCTTTTTCATCCCCGTACAACAGAGCGAACGCCTTTGCCTGCAACGGCTGAAGATATTGAGATTGAGGTCGAACCTGGCATTGGGATCGGGTGTCGTTTTTATGTAGCAGGCAAAGACAGGCCAACCATTCTTTTTTTTCATGGCAACGGTGAGGTCGTTGCTGATTATGATATGATTGGCCCGGAATATATGCGATACGGACTCAATCTGCTGGTTACAGATTATCGTGGCTATGGTTGGAGTGATGGAACGCCCTCTTTTTCCTCTTTGCTTGCCGATTGTCATGTGTTGTATGCAGAGCTGAAAAGAATGCTGACAGAGCGGGAATATCGAAACGTCATTTTTATTATGGGGCGATCACTGGGCTCTGCTTCAGCCATTGAGCTTGCCCGTTCATATAATGATGAAATCAGTGGGGTGATTATTGAAAGCGGTTTTGCTGAAACCTTACCTTTAGCAGAAACACTTGGGGCAGATATCTCCTCAATTGATATTACTGAGGAACAGGCCTTTAATAATGTAGGTAAAATTAAGAATGTAACCAAACCTACATTTCTTCTCCACGGCCAATTGGATACCCTTATTCCTCTTTGGCAGGCAGAAAAATTACACGCGGAAAGTGGGGCTCGTGTCAAAGAACTGCAGGTTGTTCCAGGTGCTGATCATAATTCTCTGATCAGTATTGGTGGAAAATATTATTTCGCGGCTATTCAGCAATTTGTTGAAAAAAGCACCGGTGATTCGGATTGGCGAAATCGCAGAAAGAAGTTTCAGGAAAAGGCGAGCTCTGCTGAGCAGCCAAGCCAGTGA